The following are encoded in a window of Scleropages formosus chromosome 7, fSclFor1.1, whole genome shotgun sequence genomic DNA:
- the LOC114910923 gene encoding cortexin domain-containing 1-like, translating to MEEATPDPAFIDVDQGLTLACIAFLCLLLVAMIIRCAKVIMDPYSAIPTSTWEEQHLDD from the coding sequence ATGGAGGAGGCAACACCTGACCCTGCCTTTATTGATGTGGACCAGGGACTAACTTTAGCATGCATTGCCttcctgtgtctcctgctggtaGCCATGATTATCCGCTGTGCCAAGGTTATTATGGACCCCTACAGTGCCATTCCAACCTCCACCTGGGAGGAACAGCACCTGGACGACTAG